One genomic window of Psychrobacillus sp. INOP01 includes the following:
- a CDS encoding YpoC family protein, with the protein MSHSNQRNFDEWEIIREELLGLIRSNNMKKFGLMRKGVYLLVSIHDEIPEAAPLNYTDRLKFIESNIERHVAFIQLDELFKESKKKIARIRAQNKNG; encoded by the coding sequence TTGTCCCACAGTAATCAGCGGAATTTCGATGAATGGGAAATAATTCGTGAAGAACTACTAGGGTTAATAAGATCAAACAACATGAAAAAGTTTGGGCTGATGCGAAAGGGTGTTTATCTACTAGTGTCTATTCATGATGAAATACCAGAAGCAGCCCCATTAAACTATACAGACCGCTTAAAATTTATCGAGTCCAATATAGAAAGACATGTCGCATTTATTCAACTCGATGAGCTTTTTAAGGAATCAAAGAAAAAAATAGCGCGCATACGTGCACAAAACAAAAACGGATGA